TATCGTCTATCCgagaggagcgaaagctttaaatTCGTCcaaaattttgatctccggtttttGACAGATCTTCGACGTTTTGGGGTCTTCTGGTACCGAAAAACATCagtatctcgatgatgggtgtgtgtctgtctgtgtgtcgtagtttcttgaggacggtctagagctaaaatggatggatggaaaaataccaaacttgaaatttAAGCTTGTtttgagatgacgatgtgctgattagtttttcagCGAAATCATCCAAGAGAAAGAGGTACtcgagaggaaccctcaaatgccgtaattctgcaattcattatgaattcttctcgtcaattatTATAGTAACTAGACATtacattacaataacgggcgctaaaaCAGTAGTGCATAAGCATTAGTAgggacagtctatattaaatggcaagggaccttgacctcattctgtttcttgtaagacagtaatactggctttgatgtccgtaatatgcctttaattttctgtcacagcagtgggcaatcagcagagtctccccagcaactgatgtaatgtgtggcgtgcagctgataatcgtgcctgtggcgtctccccagcaagtattttaatctgtgctggcgtgcagctgattattgtatgtgtgacatctccccagcaacggattttatgtgcgtggtCGCGACTACGCAATcggcactctccccagcaatgatgtcctttatttgcTTATCATGCGTGGCCACAGCTAGGCCATTCACTGTGTGCCCAGCTTCCAATGTGTGTGTGCGTCCACGGTGTCATGCGTGGCGCGActccacgcatgcgcacttcaccagaagacacacacacacggacaccctggacgcacacaggagtTTTCTTAAAGAGgatgacctattttatgaccacaaagaacagcatcagagtggtaaataattccTGACATGTTATCAAATAGTTCAGATAACTTGGTTCcaagggcgcaaagcctactgatgctcatgtccaaattttttttttatattaaaaacagctgCTGTCATTAGCAGTAGTGTTGCTTCTAATAACATTTGCACCGTAAATAAGAAATCCTTAATCGTACTGTTtagggaaaacaaacaaaaatggcatGTGCATAATAATTTGGAATACAGTGTAtaatcctcttcttcttcttctttgtcttcttctcgtttgtcgtcttcttttttttttcgtctgctccagttaggggttgccacagcggatcatctttttccatgcaGTGTATATAGTCCTGTATACTTGcaaatctaataaaaaaaaataatggttaaTAATACTAcaaagttatataaaaaaattaaaatgtacaatttgtaATCTTGTGAACTGTTCTGTCTTTATAATCAGTTATTGCAGTTTACTCAACCTGCATGCCCCCCTTTCAAAACTGTCCAACTTCCTAGGTCTTCATGTTCCATAATTCTGATTGTCCAGGCTACCATCCTACTGCCTTATAtgccatgttttgtttttattaatcttttcgTTAAGCATTTGTTTTCAAATGTCCCAAACTGCCCAAGATTGGGTGTGTACTTCACAGCAATCGTATTTTAATAGTAGTGGGTGTTCACTTTggaagcatatttttaaaaaagctaaCTTTAGTGCATTGTTCCACCCTGTTTAATTGGTTTGTGTAGAGTGAGACGTTCACATTCATGACCTGCTGCTGTTGGTCAGTCCAGAAGCCGTACTTAATTTATGGTCTTTTCCTGAAAGTAGCTATGGCCTGCCTGGCGCCTCGGGCAGCAAGTGGTTTTGCATTATGCTATGAGGCTTTTAAGGGTTGAGGAGCTTGATAGCATCTGTGTTTACAGGCAGCGGGACATCCAAGAAGCTGGCAAAGCGGAATGCTGCTGCCAAAATGCTGGCGAGAATTCATGACGTTCCTGTTGATCAGCGTAATGGAAACGAGGCTGATCCAGATGACGACCAGTTCTGCATTGTGAGTCCATTAAAGTACTGCTGCTTCCTCTTCCCTTTTCTAACTGTTTATTGGGTTTCTCTAATAAGACGCAAGTCTTGGCAAGTAAACATTCAGAATAAAGAACTTCTTGTCTGAGAGCTTGTTATAATTAAGACCACAAATCTGTGGGGGATTTACTCCAGCTCTTCTAAAGCAAAATGTACATTCAGAGAATGGACAGATACATATCtgtggtttcatttttatttatttatttttatttcatataaggTTGACGGCACCATTTCAAATGTGCATCTGCCTGAAGTTTTATCACTTAAGTGATCAGTGGCTTTAATTTTTTAGTGgcatatgaaatattttattttctcttaaacTCATGAAGGCATCAATTCTCATAATCTCTGCGGCAGTTGCTGCATCTCGtgacttttgtgtgttttctgacaGCACACTTTGTGAAAGGTGCCGCAATAAATTAAGTTTGAGtgatttttataatttgtaaatagACAGCTCAATTAAATAGGCAATATGGTGAACTTTTGCAGTTACTGCAGTGACACGAATGGTAGTGTGCCAGTTCAAAACAGTTGGTGCCAATGTACATATTTGGCTTTTCATAGCTCCAGAAAATAAGAATGTGTACAAATAATACAGTATTACAAGCTAGCTGGAGATTAATATTTACACATTAAATTGCAATGAAGGAAACCTATTCTTTTGCAGGTACTGAACTGCTGACACTAAATTAAACTTTGTGAATTGCCTGTGCAGCCAACATTTTTCTAATATAtgttgtatttgttgttttaactACATGGCCATTGTCAAAATTGTTTGCTCCTTTCTGATTTTATCTTGAGTTTTCTGATTAGGGGGTATGGAAATGTCTTTTGATGATATAAACCAAATAGACCAATGTGTTAAATGTTGAAAGGgtgttataatttaaaattttatataattggGTATTTCAGTAGTAACTATTTTACCTATAGTGGCCTATTCTGATATCCCATCCGTGGTGAATTTCTGCCTCGGATAAGTGGCTTAGAAATACCTCATGTGAGGTCAGCTTAACTGACCTTTCATTAAATTGCATTATGGGAGCCTTAAGAAAGCAAAAGcctatgaaaatatatttatacattctatatacagtattactgtaTACTGAAGAGTGCTTTTGTATGTTAATTGTGCTATATTTGAAAATGGTCTGTCTACTggaaaaggagctatataaaaatcatcattaattaaattaaatttaataaggGTAAATTTAAATAAgggccagtcagtcattttctcacctgcttagtcctgaacagcaTCACAAGGGGTGCTTCAGTCTATCCCAGctatcatagggcacaaggcaggaacaaaccaggccaccacagggcgaacacacacaaaCGGGCTAAGTcagtatcgccaatccacctaaccttcatgtgttTTTGACTACACACAGGCAGGACCCTGGATGTgagccctggtctccttactgcaaagcagcaacactatcactgcgccaccatgccgtgcAGAAGTGAATATGAGTCACAGTGAATCTACAAGTGCACAGCGATAAAGAGGAATTTTTAATATTCCTTTTAAAGCAGCTAATGCTATAGGGCTTTATCTTGGCATGGAGCTACGGAGGGTCATATTCCCCTTTCTGAACGCTGCCTGGTGAAGAGCCAATCCTAACATCctccacaaaaaataaaaaactctgtGAGTCAGAGTCatacagttaaaaaataaatcagtatcCCAGGCTGTTGAACCAGCCACCCTGCTAATATACTTTTATGTATAATTAGGTGAAAAGTTATTTTGTCAGCAGGCTTTACTGTGCCCAGATATTGTTTATATTCATCAAATCTGGAAATAAGGAATTAACCCTTTAGGCCCTGAAATCCTATTACTAGTATATAAATATGCAGtcgtttttgtaaagcacaggtacatTTACAGCCGTTGGAACCAGGCATGGTACTATTAGAgcagactggcatacagtccgcGAAACATGGAAGTGAAAATGGATGCTTTCGGACTGTGCACACCACATAGTAAGtagctccactttcaattttatttcctcaagaagattgaaGTGTTTGGCAGctactgtgttttcatttttgacctTTCTAGACATCTCagaggtagaatatctcacaaaataatttttcccataaaaacaagaaaatccagggccgaaaGGTTTAAATCCAGTGGTTccgcttatttatttatttattttttgctaatcACTGGTCATATACTTCATGACATATTGTCTTGGAGAACCTTTAGGAACAGACTTATTATAGTGGGCATAGAGGTCATTTTTTCTGCAGCCATCATTAAACTTTATAATGTCCTTTCTGAATCTTCACCCTCAGCCAATGTATAACAATGTATTCATTTGTCAAAGATTATCTATATTTTAACAAGATGCAATTTTGTTTGTTCCACAGAACCATAATGCTAAAGCGGAAAGCGGAAAGTATAAAAGTTTTGGCTGCACTTGGGACTCTCTGCGTAACTCAGCAGGGGAAAAAATACTGCACCTTAAATCAAATCCCCTGGGAATGCCCAACTCAAATTTCTGCTCCCTGCTGAATGACCTCTCTGAAGAGCAGCGTTTTGACATCAGCTACCTGGACATTGGtaaactgaactttttttttttttttttttaatactggtgATGGATTTATTATGAACATTACCATCTCAGCACTTGTCTATTCTTTTTGTATTCTCTTAATATTGAGATTGCCTAATGTCAGGTTTGCTGATCAGAAGTTGTGAAAACCTCCATAAATATGATAAGCTCAGGGCAAATGTTGATAAAGTGAGGTTCAGCTTTATGCATTATTGTTGAAATTCATGaggttaaaattattattatgttcttgTAGTTCCATTACTATATAAAGAGATTTGTTGCAAGGGAAATTTAGCTGTTTATAGCAGTTCAAGAAATTCAACAGAATATTATAATGAAAGGCACATGAATtctacataacattctcaaacaagtTTATTCCAGTTCAGAGTTATGGGAGGCAGGAGTCAATCTGGGCAGCAGCAGGaacaaggaaaaaacaaactTACTGGATCTCCATTTAACATGCATGTCTCAGAAATGTGGGGATGAATCCATACAGACATGATTCACTGGATCCCTAAGTTATGAGGATACTAGTCTGATATAAGCAGCAATTGTGACTATAAGTACAGAAGCAGGAGGGTATGACAATTTCACAGTATATTAGAatgaagacaaactttttttagaATGTTATTTGGCCAAGTCAAAGGTAAGATTTGATGGTAAGACTGtcagaaagcaaaaacaaagaagattgtgcaTAGTGCCATAGTTTTCATGGCCCAGATTTGTCCAAAAACACAAGTGGTTCCATGTGATCTTCAAATGGTAAATTATGATGGTTACGTAGAGTTAAATTTGTGCACTGAAATCTAATAACAGAGAAAAAGTCTTATTTTTGTCTTCTGAAAGCTAAGatcctgaaacaaaaaaaaaaaaaaaaaaaacaaactttataatTTCTTTAACGATGACACAGTGCTACAGAGTTAGGAATGTAAGTTCATTTCCTAGCCTGCTAACTgacttttatgtgtgtgtgtgtgtgtgtatgcgagTGTATATGTTTGCTGTATTATGGACCACCGATAGATCGAGACTTTGCTTCACCCAGTCGTCATCATCCTTTCACATTACATGCCCATACCACTTAAGATGGCACCTTTGGAAGTTGATGCATATAGGCTCAACATTCACTCTGCTGCATAGATCTTCTTTCTTCAATCAGTCTTGCAGTGACACATCCTTCTTATTTTGTACATCTTAACTCAAACTTCCTAGCCTGATAACTGACTTTTATGGAAAATGTACATCCTGTTCATATGTTTGGAGCCTCTCCATGGCCACTTTAGTGTCATCCCATAGCCGAAATACATGCTtgttaatttaattgaaaatgttaaatCACCTCATCTAAAGTAAATATGACAGTGTGCTCCAAAATGCGGTGTCCTATCTATAATCAGATCCCTCCTTGCTCTCTGTGCTGCCAGGGCAGGCTTGGCTAACCACAACTGTGCCTGGAAAAGTAAGTTCAGCAAATTAGAAGTTCTGTCAAATGGACAGAATTTTAGAAGGCATTGCTTTCCttaatttatactttttaaaaatataattgtgaAGTTTGCCATAGtcaatacattttgtatattactctaatttaatttttttgatcaaACAATATTACTCaacaatttattttatagttttatctGTTgtatggcatggtggcacaatgtcagtgctgctgcctcgcattaagggGACCAGGGTTCATGTTCCTGGTTCttcttcctgcatggagtttgcatgttctccctgtgtctatgtagGTTTCCTCCAGTTTCTACGCACTGTCCAAagaaaatgcaggttaggtgaattggcgatgctaaattggctctactatgtgtttggtgtgtgtgtgtgtgtgtgtgtgtgtgtgtatgtgtatatatatatgtttgccctacgatggactggcaccatgtccagaatttattcctgccttgcaccctatgctatctggggtaggctccagcccccccAACAACCCTGATCGGATgaagtgtgttagaaaatgacgtAACTTTtgtctattttctgtttttatttatttattcatttatttatttattttttgacctaTGCAGAGGAGCGCAGTTTAAGTGGACTTTGTCAGTGCCTGGTGGAACTGTCTACGCAGCCCATTACTGTCTGCCATGGTTTTGCCCCCACCAAGGATGCGGCACGTGCCAATGCTGCCCACAACGCACTGCAGTACCTGAAGATCATGGCAGGTGGCAAATAAACTTTTCTTTGGTGGAGATTTGTTGGAGGAATATCATTACAGAGGTGACCAGTCAGCAACATGACATCAACGAAGAAAAGGGAGAGTTATTTATTTCAACATAAACCCCAGGGTTTTGAGGCCTGGGGGGGGGGACTTAagtatatatacatgtaaatgtatgagtgtgtgtggtgGAGTGGCTGGGAATGACATGGATACTTGTGAATGGTTCAGAGAGTGGACTTTTCTTTGAGAATACAGTTTGCCATTACCtaacttcattttattaattcCTTCCTAGATTcctcaatcaaaataaaaaaaaaagtgtcaatgtTTACTTTGGCATACTGCTGACTACTTCatgatttcttttttccccagccgTATGTACAGAAAATGTGAAAGTACAATTATCATTAACACACATAGTGATCCACTTTTGATAAAATTTTGTGGTTTTAGTTTTTTGTATGAACAatgagggtgttttttttttattttgtaaaagttacGCATTTCTAGGTTTTCCTATAAACACTGTCTAGGTCTGCCACAAGCTGCATACCATATTATTATGTTTAAGAAAGCACCATTTCCATATTACAGATGGTGTAGCCACAGTCAAAGTCCGTTTTCTTCAATATTGTTATAATGCCCAACCgtgtttaaatattttctctatGTACAAGaaggcattttatatatatatatatatatatatatatatatatatatatatatatatatatacagtatatatattgtctgTATCCTCAAATTTGGAACTTTGCATTAAATTGTGTACAAAAGAAATgaggtttttaatatatatattttttaccttcTTACAACCACtttagcatttttacattttataatatgcCTATACATGTccatattcttatttttaaatactaGAAATTGGTGTAAACATTACAGCttggtttattataaaaatacccAGGTGTACAAAGTCCAAATAGCAGAATACAGATTTTGAAAGGAGCACTGTTGACGTGTCCATTTAGTTAAAAATACACTGAACGAAGTCCTGCTTAAAAAGCACTTCTCATTGCgcctgttaatttgttttatattttaatatcatGCTTTCTCATCCAGTGTGATGCCAGGTTTTATTTTGATCgggaagttttacattttttacaggttGTGTCTGCAACTGATGACCTGATACGAGAAATGGTTGCTTGAGTGCCATGTGTGCTAGGCAAGTGTTTTCGTCGGGAGGGAATgggctttgtttatttttcaatggGTTGTTCACCATTTAATCTGCCTCTTTCACCCACCAGATCAACAAAGTATATTTCTTGTGATTTTGTAAAACAAATGCAGAAGTAAACTCAGAAAGCAGTTcttgtttttctaaaatataaGAAGAACCACCCTCTTATCCGACACTtcggttgttttttttgttatattgagAGGTCTAAAGCGAAAAATTAAAACTGACCACTAGGTGGTGTGCTATTTCAACAATTTGGTGGGTGAATGAAGTGGCTGTCAAGGAAGGGCATGTGCATTAAGGTCCCTGTGCACAAGGGTTCACTGTTTTTCTACCTCTGTTAAATAATGcaagtatgtttattttttaataaagattacAATAAGTAGACCAATTTTGACTGCATTCATATGAAATATTTGAATTTAAAGTATGTAGTTTGCTCTCTGTATTAAGAAAATTGTGACGttctgatgttgttcattcatgtacagggtgaatcaaaattatgttaacactaatggtactgctatgtatactgtatacttatatacaatttttgtggacaatttatttgccgcatatggtacatgtgttgaacatgatggcgaacaggttgggacattcctgtaaatcatgttgcacatatgaagtatgttttatgaataaagtgtttccgccattcaaatgttcacataattttgactcaccctgtattgtTTCCAGTTTTTCCTTTATGATGGGAGTTGTTCATCTTGGctcccatttctttcttttttgcatttagcCTGATATTTTGAACTTGAGCATAATACTTAACAATGCTCAATCCAGGATCCTGGATTCAGATTCTACACCCAGTCTCTTGTTTTATActgtttgcacgttctccctgtgtgtgtgtatgtgtgcttagtttttttgtgatttctctcaCTTTTCCAAAGTGTTAGGCTaattggcgaatctaaattgtGTGGGTGCATGCATGATGgatgactgatgccctgtccaggctGGTACATGTATTGCAGACAGTATGGTTGAGATAAGCTTGAGCTCGCCTGTGTCTCTGAATTGGGTTCAGCAGGTTAAAGAATGTTCTGTCACACCTTGTTTCATTTGTCAGCTCAAAGGGGAACACTAAGGTGGGTGTCACTGTTCTTGACAGCCCAAAAACACCCACTTGGTCTATTCTTCTCCATTGACACAGTGGTTAGAATTTTCTCTCTCAAGGATCCAGCATCCAGAATCTGAATCTTGTACCCAGTCATCGTCTTTGTGAGTCTGCATGTTGTCCCACTGTCAGCGTGGGGTTTTCCTCTCAGTACTCTTGTGCTACATCCCCAATGACATTCACGTTAGATGAAATGAAGACTCCAGATTTTTCAAAGTGtgggtatgtacagtacatgagtggtccttgtgatggactggtaaccCCAGTCAGAGTTATTTCTGCTTTGTACTCGTTGTTGTTAGGATAGGCTGTGGTTCCttgcaaccctaaactggattaaacaggtttaagcgtgtgtgtgtgtgtgtatagttctCCACCAATGTTTGATTACTAATTCACTCctaaaacagaatacaatacCTCAGCCACATTTTCTAAtctgaaaaatataaatgataaaagtTATATTTCAATAAGTGCGCTCAATTATTATTTTCTATGCTGTTGAATCTGTTACTAAAATTGTAGTGTCTGGTACCACCTTAGTGCCCCGCAATTAGAAACCATTATCAGAAACGTGAGTGTTCTCAGTGTCACAAGGGCCTCAGCTATaaaattcccttttctttttggAATTATAATCTTAACACAGTGGTTTCTGTCCTAGAGGATCAGTCCTGTGACTCTTCCTTTTGTTCCAGGTAGCTTCCCAATCAGTCCTTCATTTTCTCTCTAATTGATCTGCTTGTTTGCTTAGCtgctctttgttttcttcttttattgtgcgTTTAGAAAAGAGCAGTAGTATAAGATTTACTTTAATAAGTAGTTTCCTTGgcttttataattttttcccTATTAATTCACTTTTTTGCAGAGTGTcatcattcatttgattttatgGCTAACTTCCAGGATAACCCAGGTTGGCTGTTTTACCCCAAATTCCCTTTTTCCATCGACTTCTGTCATGCGTATCACCATCTGCAAGCTGCATGTTCTTATATCTCTGCTTTGGCCTTCCTCTAGACCTCTTACCATTCACCAATAGATC
The sequence above is drawn from the Erpetoichthys calabaricus chromosome 3, fErpCal1.3, whole genome shotgun sequence genome and encodes:
- the tarbp2 gene encoding RISC-loading complex subunit tarbp2 isoform X4, producing the protein MLALNPGKTPISLLQEYGTRIGKTPVYDLLKAEGQAHQPNFTFRVTVGDISCTGQGPSKKAAKHKAAEAVLKLLKGGNMMDGPVDGISSPLEAKISSSAQQAECNPVGALQELVVQKGWRLPEYTVTQESGPAHRKEFTMTCRVERFVEIGSGTSKKLAKRNAAAKMLARIHDVPVDQRNGNEADPDDDQFCINHNAKAESGKYKSFGCTWDSLRNSAGEKILHLKSNPLGMPNSNFCSLLNDLSEEQRFDISYLDIEERSLSGLCQCLVELSTQPITVCHGFAPTKDAARANAAHNALQYLKIMAGGK